A stretch of the Ostrea edulis chromosome 9, xbOstEdul1.1, whole genome shotgun sequence genome encodes the following:
- the LOC125658593 gene encoding uncharacterized protein LOC125658593 isoform X1, with product MRDTLKENTKEFVTVEVAFDSTDRPQTRPHQWVETRDASGRWHKLKCVLSEWKKSRVVEKFVYLVAVITIIFLTHATVYAQWLLPYYYAVSTPVLILIRIIMYCKNKWQYFLLDFCYFANILWYIFIWIPGSGEMFAVVFALSNGPLIWAMVVYRNSLVFHSTDKVTSAYIHILPALLSFGIRWYREEVSLYWFQDFVPEMPEMSPIWLLLVPFICFLIHSGIYFLVIHIVAKPSEEYVTSFNYLGKKQDSCLYKTFNICGERCRPAMFYVFNWLFCIVSLAGVFIWYNFYEAHCIFLGVMSAVLIMNGGNYYIDVFSKRGFVEGECE from the exons ATGAGGGACACACTTAAAGAAAATACCAAAGA ATTTGTGACTGTTGAGGTGGCATTTGATTCAACAGATCGGCCACAGACGAGGCCACACCAGTGGGTGGAGACGAGAGATGCAAGCGGAAGATGGCATAAGCTGAAATGTGTTCTCTCG GAGTGGAAGAAATCGAGGGTTGTTGAGAAGTTTGTGTATCTAGTTGCAGTGATCACGATTATTTTTCTGACCCATGCTACAGTGTATGCACAGTGGTTGTTACCGTACTATTATGCGGTTAGTACACCAGTCCTTATCCTCATCCGGATCATTATGTACTG CAAGAACAAGTGGCAGTATTTTCTCTTAGATTTCTGTTACTTTGCCAACATTTTGTGGTATATTTTTATATG GATCCCAGGCAGTGGAGAGATGTTTGCTGTTGTTTTTGCCCTGTCTAATGGACCACTGATTTGGGCTATGGTGGTATACAGAAATTCCCTCGTCTTTCACAGCACCGACAAAGTCACATCGGCCTACATTCACATCCTTCCCGCACTTCTGTCATTTGg AATCCGCTGGTACAGAGAGGAGGTGTCCCTTTACTGGTTTCAGGACTTCGTACCAGAAATGCCGGAGATGTCCCCTATCTGGTTGTTGCTAGTGCCCTTCATCTGCTTCCTGATTCACAGT GGAATTTACTTTTTGGTCATTCACATTGTTGCGAAACCCAGCGAGGAGTATGTGACCAGTTTCAATTACCTTGGCAAAAAGCAGGACAGCTGTCTGTACAAAACCTTCAATATATGTGGTGAAAG ATGTCGGCCTGCAATGTTCTACGTCTTTAATTGGTTGTTCTGTATCGTCAGTCTGGCCGGAGTGTTTATCTGGTACAACTTCTACGAGGCTCATTGTATATTCCTCGGCGTCATGTCGGCCGTGTTGATTATGAACGGGGGCAATTACTACATTGATGTGTTCAGTAAAAGAGGATTTGTGGAAGGAGaatgtgaatga
- the LOC125658593 gene encoding uncharacterized protein LOC125658593 isoform X2 encodes MDKINEVSVQYKQLEEESASGNASVNCKKEWKKSRVVEKFVYLVAVITIIFLTHATVYAQWLLPYYYAVSTPVLILIRIIMYCKNKWQYFLLDFCYFANILWYIFIWIPGSGEMFAVVFALSNGPLIWAMVVYRNSLVFHSTDKVTSAYIHILPALLSFGIRWYREEVSLYWFQDFVPEMPEMSPIWLLLVPFICFLIHSGIYFLVIHIVAKPSEEYVTSFNYLGKKQDSCLYKTFNICGERCRPAMFYVFNWLFCIVSLAGVFIWYNFYEAHCIFLGVMSAVLIMNGGNYYIDVFSKRGFVEGECE; translated from the exons ATGGATAAAATCAATGAAGTTTCTGTTCAATACAAACAACTGGAAGAAGAGTCTGCTAGTGGTAATGCTAGTGTAAACTGTAAAAAG GAGTGGAAGAAATCGAGGGTTGTTGAGAAGTTTGTGTATCTAGTTGCAGTGATCACGATTATTTTTCTGACCCATGCTACAGTGTATGCACAGTGGTTGTTACCGTACTATTATGCGGTTAGTACACCAGTCCTTATCCTCATCCGGATCATTATGTACTG CAAGAACAAGTGGCAGTATTTTCTCTTAGATTTCTGTTACTTTGCCAACATTTTGTGGTATATTTTTATATG GATCCCAGGCAGTGGAGAGATGTTTGCTGTTGTTTTTGCCCTGTCTAATGGACCACTGATTTGGGCTATGGTGGTATACAGAAATTCCCTCGTCTTTCACAGCACCGACAAAGTCACATCGGCCTACATTCACATCCTTCCCGCACTTCTGTCATTTGg AATCCGCTGGTACAGAGAGGAGGTGTCCCTTTACTGGTTTCAGGACTTCGTACCAGAAATGCCGGAGATGTCCCCTATCTGGTTGTTGCTAGTGCCCTTCATCTGCTTCCTGATTCACAGT GGAATTTACTTTTTGGTCATTCACATTGTTGCGAAACCCAGCGAGGAGTATGTGACCAGTTTCAATTACCTTGGCAAAAAGCAGGACAGCTGTCTGTACAAAACCTTCAATATATGTGGTGAAAG ATGTCGGCCTGCAATGTTCTACGTCTTTAATTGGTTGTTCTGTATCGTCAGTCTGGCCGGAGTGTTTATCTGGTACAACTTCTACGAGGCTCATTGTATATTCCTCGGCGTCATGTCGGCCGTGTTGATTATGAACGGGGGCAATTACTACATTGATGTGTTCAGTAAAAGAGGATTTGTGGAAGGAGaatgtgaatga